A genomic region of Zalophus californianus isolate mZalCal1 chromosome 1, mZalCal1.pri.v2, whole genome shotgun sequence contains the following coding sequences:
- the LOC113918534 gene encoding E3 ubiquitin-protein ligase TRAIP isoform X2 — protein MPIRALCTICSDFFDHSRDVAAIHCGHTFHLQCLIQWFETAPSRTCPQCRIQVGRRTIINKLFFDLAQEEESVLDAEFLKNELDNTRAQLSQKEKEKRDSQVIIDTLRDTLEERNATVESLQKALDKAEMLCSTLKMKYLEQQQDESKQAQEEARRLRSKMKTMERIELLLQSQRPEVEEMIRDMGVGHSAVEQLAVYCVSLKKEYENLKEARKASGELADRLKKDLFSSKSKLQTVYSELDQTKLELKSAQKDLQSADKEIVSLKKKLTMLQETLNLPPMDSETVNRLVLESPAPIEMLSLKLHRPAFGDDIDLNATFDVDTPPSQPSSIHHGRAKKLCQEIAHSPVQDIPKKMPKGPKQESQLSLGGQHCVGEPDEELASAFPVFIRNAVLGQKQPKRAKAETCRGTDTVRTGFDGLGGRTKFIQPTDTTMIRPVPVKPKPKTKQRVGVKRALPPSQAKLDTFLW, from the exons ATGCCTATCCGTGCGCTGTGCACCATCTGCTCCGACTTCTTCGACCACTCCCGAGATGTGGCCGCCATCCACTGCGGCCACACCTTCCACCTGCAGTG CCTAATTCAGTGGTTTGAGACAGCACCAAGTCGGACCTGCCCACAGTGCCGAATCCAG GTTGGCAGAAGAACCATTATCAATAAGCTCTTCTTTGACCTTGCCCAAGAGGAGGAGAGTGTCTTAGATGCAGAATTCTTAAAG AATGAACTGGATAATACGAGAGCCCAGCTTTCCCAGAAAG agaaggagaaaagggacaGCCAGGTCATCATTGACACCCTGCGGGACACGCTGGAAGAACGCAACGCCACTGTGGAATCTCTGCAGAAGGCCTTAGACAAGGCCGAAATGCTGTGCTCCACCCTCAAG ATGAAGTACTTGGAGCAGCAGCAGGATGAGAGCAAACAAGCCCAGGAGGAGGCGCGCCGACTCAGGAGCAAGATGAAAACCATGGAGCG GATTGAGCTCCTGCTCCAGAGCCAGCGGCCCGAGGTGGAGGAGATGATCCGAGACATGGGTGTGGGGCACTCCGCGGTGGAACAGCTAGCCGTGTACTGCGTGTCCCTCAAGAA AGAGTATGAGAATCTAAAAGAAGCACGGAAAGCCTCAGGGGAGCTGGCAGACAGACTGAAGAAGGACTTGTTTTCTTCCAAAAGCAAG TTGCAGACAGTCTACTCTGAACTAGACCAGACCAAGTTGGAGCTGAAGTCGGCCCAGAAGGATTTACAAAGTGCTGACAAGGAGATTGTG aGCCTGAAAAAAAAGCTAACGATGCTGCAGGAAACCCTGAACCTGCCACCCATGGACAGTGAGACTGTCAACCGCCTGGTTTTAGAGAG CCCAGCCCCCATAGAGATGCTGAGCCTGAAGCTTCACCGACCGGCCTTCGGTGATGACATTGACCTCAATGCCACCTTTGATGTCGACACGCCTCCATCCCAGCCCTCCAGCATCCATCATGGCCGTGCCAAGAAGCTCTGCCAAGAGATAGCACA CTCTCCCGTTCAGGACATCCCCAAGAAGATGCCCAAAGGCCCCAAGCAG GAGTCCCAGCTCTCACTGGGCGGCCAGCACTGTGTGGGAGAGCCAGATGAGGAGCTGGCTAGTGCCTTTCCTGTCTTCATCCGGAATGCCGTCTTAGGCCAGAAACAGCCCAAGAGGGCCAAGGCAGAGACCTGTCGCGGCACAGATACG GTAAGGACAGGCTTCGATGGGCTTGGAGGTCGGACAAAATTCATCCAACCT ACTGACACGACTATGATCCGCCCAGTGCCTGTGAAACCCAAGCCCAAGACTAAGCAGAGAGTGGGGGTGAAGAGagcgctccctccctcccaggccaaGCTGGACACCTTCCTGTGGTAG
- the LOC113918534 gene encoding E3 ubiquitin-protein ligase TRAIP isoform X1, translating to MPIRALCTICSDFFDHSRDVAAIHCGHTFHLQCLIQWFETAPSRTCPQCRIQVGRRTIINKLFFDLAQEEESVLDAEFLKNELDNTRAQLSQKEKEKRDSQVIIDTLRDTLEERNATVESLQKALDKAEMLCSTLKKQMKYLEQQQDESKQAQEEARRLRSKMKTMERIELLLQSQRPEVEEMIRDMGVGHSAVEQLAVYCVSLKKEYENLKEARKASGELADRLKKDLFSSKSKLQTVYSELDQTKLELKSAQKDLQSADKEIVSLKKKLTMLQETLNLPPMDSETVNRLVLESPAPIEMLSLKLHRPAFGDDIDLNATFDVDTPPSQPSSIHHGRAKKLCQEIAHSPVQDIPKKMPKGPKQESQLSLGGQHCVGEPDEELASAFPVFIRNAVLGQKQPKRAKAETCRGTDTVRTGFDGLGGRTKFIQPTDTTMIRPVPVKPKPKTKQRVGVKRALPPSQAKLDTFLW from the exons ATGCCTATCCGTGCGCTGTGCACCATCTGCTCCGACTTCTTCGACCACTCCCGAGATGTGGCCGCCATCCACTGCGGCCACACCTTCCACCTGCAGTG CCTAATTCAGTGGTTTGAGACAGCACCAAGTCGGACCTGCCCACAGTGCCGAATCCAG GTTGGCAGAAGAACCATTATCAATAAGCTCTTCTTTGACCTTGCCCAAGAGGAGGAGAGTGTCTTAGATGCAGAATTCTTAAAG AATGAACTGGATAATACGAGAGCCCAGCTTTCCCAGAAAG agaaggagaaaagggacaGCCAGGTCATCATTGACACCCTGCGGGACACGCTGGAAGAACGCAACGCCACTGTGGAATCTCTGCAGAAGGCCTTAGACAAGGCCGAAATGCTGTGCTCCACCCTCAAG AAGCAGATGAAGTACTTGGAGCAGCAGCAGGATGAGAGCAAACAAGCCCAGGAGGAGGCGCGCCGACTCAGGAGCAAGATGAAAACCATGGAGCG GATTGAGCTCCTGCTCCAGAGCCAGCGGCCCGAGGTGGAGGAGATGATCCGAGACATGGGTGTGGGGCACTCCGCGGTGGAACAGCTAGCCGTGTACTGCGTGTCCCTCAAGAA AGAGTATGAGAATCTAAAAGAAGCACGGAAAGCCTCAGGGGAGCTGGCAGACAGACTGAAGAAGGACTTGTTTTCTTCCAAAAGCAAG TTGCAGACAGTCTACTCTGAACTAGACCAGACCAAGTTGGAGCTGAAGTCGGCCCAGAAGGATTTACAAAGTGCTGACAAGGAGATTGTG aGCCTGAAAAAAAAGCTAACGATGCTGCAGGAAACCCTGAACCTGCCACCCATGGACAGTGAGACTGTCAACCGCCTGGTTTTAGAGAG CCCAGCCCCCATAGAGATGCTGAGCCTGAAGCTTCACCGACCGGCCTTCGGTGATGACATTGACCTCAATGCCACCTTTGATGTCGACACGCCTCCATCCCAGCCCTCCAGCATCCATCATGGCCGTGCCAAGAAGCTCTGCCAAGAGATAGCACA CTCTCCCGTTCAGGACATCCCCAAGAAGATGCCCAAAGGCCCCAAGCAG GAGTCCCAGCTCTCACTGGGCGGCCAGCACTGTGTGGGAGAGCCAGATGAGGAGCTGGCTAGTGCCTTTCCTGTCTTCATCCGGAATGCCGTCTTAGGCCAGAAACAGCCCAAGAGGGCCAAGGCAGAGACCTGTCGCGGCACAGATACG GTAAGGACAGGCTTCGATGGGCTTGGAGGTCGGACAAAATTCATCCAACCT ACTGACACGACTATGATCCGCCCAGTGCCTGTGAAACCCAAGCCCAAGACTAAGCAGAGAGTGGGGGTGAAGAGagcgctccctccctcccaggccaaGCTGGACACCTTCCTGTGGTAG
- the CAMKV gene encoding caM kinase-like vesicle-associated protein — MPFGCVTLGDKKNYNQPSEVTDRYDLGQVIKTEEFCEIFRAKDKTTGKLHTCKKFQKRDGRKVRKAAKNEIGILKMVKHPNILQLVDVFVTRKEYFIFLELATGREVFDWILDQGYYSERDTSNVVRQVLEAVAYLHSLKIVHRNLKLENLVYYNRLKNSKIVISDFHLAKLENGLIKEPCGTPEYLAPEVVGRQRYGRPVDCWAIGVIMYILLSGNPPFYEEVEEDDYENHDKNLFRKILAGDYEFDSPYWDDISQAAKDLVTRLMEVEQDQRITAEEAISHEWISGNAASDKNIKDGVCAQIEKNFARAKWKKAVRVTTLMKRLRAPEQSSTATAQSAPATDTVTAGAVGGAAAASGAAPALGGSATSATAGAVALATKSDNVAPVDRSATPATDGSTTPATDGSVTPATDGSITPATDGSITPATDRSVTPATDGRATPAMEESTMSTTQSSVTPATKAAATPEPALAQPDSTAPGGTTGQAPPSSKGEEAAGYAQESRREETS, encoded by the exons ATGCCGTTTGGGTGTGTGACTCTGGGTGATAAGAAGAACTATAACCAGCCGTCGGAGGTGACTGACAGATATGATTTGGGACAGGTCATCAAGAC TGAGGAGTTCTGTGAGATCTTCCGGGCCAAGGACAAGACGACGGGCAAGCTGCACACCTGCAAGAAGTTCCAGAAGCGGGATGGCCGCAAGGTGCGGAAGGCGGCCAAGAACGAGATAGGCATCCTCAAGAT GGTGAAGCATCCCAACATCCTGCAACTGGTGGATGTGTTTGTGACCCGCAAGGAGTACTTCATCTTCCTGGAGCT GGCCACGGGGAGGGAGGTGTTTGACTGGATCCTGGACCAGGGCTACTACTCGGAGCGAGACACGAGCAATGTGGTGCGGCAGGTCCTGGAGGCCGTGGCCTACCTGCACTCACTCAAGATCGTGCACAGGAACCTCAAG CTGGAGAACCTGGTTTACTACAATCGGCTGAAGAACTCAAAGATCGTCATCAGTGACTTCCACTTGGCTAAGCTAGAGAATGGCCTCATCAAGGAGCCCTGTGGGACTCCCGAGTACCTGg CCCCAGAGGTGGTAGGGCGGCAGCGGTATGGACGCCCTGTGGACTGCTGGGCCATTGGAGTCATCATGTACATCCT GCTTTCAGGGAACCCGCCCTTCTATGAGGAGGTAGAGGAAGATGACTATGAGAACCATGACAAGAACCTCTTCCGCAAGATCCTGGCTGGCGACTATGAGTTTGACTCTCCATATTGGGATGATATTTCACAGGCGG CCAAAGACCTGGTAACAAGGCTGATGGAGGTGGAGCAAGACCAGCGCATCACCGCAGAAGAGGCCATCTCCCATGAGTG GATTTCTGGCAATGCTGCTTCTGATAAGAACATCAAGGATGGTGTCTGTGCCCAGATTGAAAAGAACTTTGCCAGGGCCAAGTGGAAG AAGGCTGTCCGAGTGACCACCCTCATGAAACGGCTCCGGGCCCCGGAGCAGTCCAGCACAGCGACAGCCCAGTCTGCCCCAGCCACAGACACTGTCACCGCTGGGGCTGTAGGCGGGGCTGCAGCTGCAAGTGGGGCTGCCCCAGCCCTTGGGGGCAGTGCCACCTCAGCCACAGCGGGTGCTGTTGCTCTTGCCACAAAGAGCGATAATGTAGCCCCCGTAGACCGTAGTGCCACCCCAGCCACCGATGGCAGTACCACCCCAGCCACCGATGGCAGTGTCACCCCAGCCACCGACGGGAGCATCACCCCAGCCACCGATGGGAGCATCACCCCAGCCACCGATAGGAGTGTTACTCCAGCCACTGATGGGAGAGCCACACCAGCCATGGAAGAGAGCACCATGTCCACCACTCAAAGCAGTGTCACACCAGCCACCAAGGCAGCTGCCACCCCTGAGCCGGCTTTGGCCCAGCCGGACAGCACAGCCCCCGGGGGCACAACAGGCCAGGCCCCACCCTCTAGTAAAGGGGAAGAGGCTGCTGGCTATGCCCAGGAGTCTCGGAGGGAGGAGACCAGCTGA
- the LOC113916226 gene encoding uncharacterized protein LOC113916226, with protein MEVTKKVGGPDPPGPQGHPSASSQQPGGGLRGSQGPWINSGSVYFRQGLSLSTEAITDRTCGPASQAHTPEPVPQLHQDPAEVGSQCVCEQASQDAPRLPSTSPFPSSIVGTPMHLSVENRTLALPVCTPHSDSTSDTIQHGFCRSRVQVQVAGQGKVPAKVLVGWGKGPCSPDQVASLGSRKSQWLPYFLSGGEDSAAAQGPLLAPAQGQGQDKCPCLAQAPPTPTQADAPSVAPTPKPAAVETYTCNSDDLTDTVPTTNGLSQDLLLRKSSNQRPVLLESSKVVSSCQDRVDFGFQKEPPTPMPSPNESSDHVQELEVAKMQVLSKLPENPAEKPPVCTSGPGSPKPGSGPLGTPKPQRNSQGSCSSRPDQQPLNVCNNTCSSVPRSAYQVSCHKQSPVPSPREANQIPPSSAPTCQLRDAMEDGVLVFDMATGNTRMGLLCHDPMGPRAVLLGVMPSHPSIYVPENVLSAPPLAMPILSPDNNHSDFWSTSPMLSSPVPSSLSSGSYREVALVPKEGRLNLESQNSPGTETHIRVFSRPVPLRMPLQFGERRLSHGHDPGCSKPDAEKNEPSHTIWMLGTSRMQDTSTVQPKKLQWVNSEQTPEPAPQAPTQEGPKSLLQEDIGNHNQKEVLTAHPDSLWAEGAGQASLGGRPLLAKQHPLSGQPPPTGQPPSAEQCPLTRLTHLSAQPLLAEPSPSTRQLPLPGQLPLTGTPLARQLSLTGQPPFSQEPPISKEPIVSGGPSITREPGQASTLCQKGEHLTLPAHVGVLQVPLAPENVCVYMSREKVGVGATDPMSTHRLSSGPPGGSPGTQEEQFSLVTFSTPGTGGRVLPVALVGTEPQGPRFKLTPEDITHSSVVAHLGPLHRACYELVTSTDALPVQSPVLCHHSLGPYQDMAAVVIDTGTGFTKCGLAGEDHVLSVVPSRVQLLQHTAQDEPRYTVPENQEASCSVLNRGVVSDWDALEVLWQHLFYCRLGVRPEELAVLVADAPVSPRTNREKVAEILFESFHVPAMQTVHQALLALYAYGRTTGLVLGSGHGTSYVAPILSGDLAPLDTYRLDVAGADLTEYLAQLLLAGGHSPPKAGLVNQIKEACCYVAMNMTAEMARTQTQARLDFMLPDKQVITLGSERFCCPEALFQPSLLGLNQPGLPQLALLSISRLEAKQQEELLANVVLDGGSTLMNGFPERLRQELGPRATVLGSPHRAVAAWLGGSIMASRDSFQSLWLSRREYEEEGPWAIYKYHL; from the coding sequence ATGGAAGTCACCAAGAAGGTGGGGGGCCCTGATCCACCGGGCCCCCAAGGCCACCCCtcagccagcagccagcagccGGGGGGTGGCCTCAGAGGGTCCCAGGGACCATGGATAAACTCGGGATCTGTATACTTCAGGCAGGGGTTGTCATTGTCCACTGAGGCCATCACTGATAGGACCTGTGGCCCTGCCTCCCAGGCCCATACCCCTGAACCCGTTCCCCAGCTACACCAGGATCCTGCTGAAGTTGGCTCCCAGTGTGTCTGCGAGCAGGCCTCCCAAGATGCCCCAAGACTCCCCTCTACTAGCCCGTTTCCAAGTTCCATCGTGGGAACCCCAATGCATCTCAGCGTGGAGAACAGGACCCTGGCCCTACCTGTGTGCACACCACACAGTGACAGCACCAGTGATACAATCCAGCATGGATTCTGCCGCTCCCGGGTTCAGGTGCAGGTTGCAGGGCAGGGCAAGGTTCCAGCTAAAGTCCTGGTAGGCTGGGGCAAAGGGCCCTGCAGCCCTGACCAGGTAGCCTCCTTGGGCAGCAGGAAGAGCCAGTGGCTACCCTATTTCCTTTCAGGGGGCGAGGACTCAGCTGCAGCCCAAGGTCCTCTCCTGGCTCCAGCCCAAGGTCAGGGCCAGGACAAGTGCCCGTGTCTGGCCCAGGCTCCTCCAACTCCCACTCAGGCAGATGCCCCATCTGTGGCTCCAACTCCAAAGCCGGCAGCAGTTGAAACTTATACCTGCAACTCTGACGACTTGACAGACACCGTTCCCACAACCAATGGCCTCTCCCAAGACCTCCTGCTCAGGAAGAGTAGCAACCAACGGCCAGTCCTCTTGGAGTCTTCCAAAGTGGTCTCATCCTGCCAGGACAGAGTGGATTTTGGTTTTCAGAAGGAGCCTCCCACCCCAATGCCTTCTCCAAATGAGTCCTCAGACCATGTCCAGGAGCTCGAGGTTGCCAAAATGCAGGTGTTATCCAAGCTGCCCGAGAACCCAGCGGAGAAGCCGCCGGTCTGTACCTCTGGGCCAGGCAGCCCAAAACCAGGCTCAGGGCCTCTGGGTACCCCCAAGCCCCAGAGGAATAGCCAGGGGAGTTGCAGCTCTCGGCCAGACCAGCAGCCTCTCAACGTTTGCAACAATACCTGCTCCAGTGTGCCACGGTCTGCCTACCAAGTGTCCTGCCACAAGCAGTCACCAGTCCCGTCTCCCAGGGAAGCCAACCAGATCCCCCCCTCCAGTGCCCCTACCTGCCAGCTCCGGGATGCTATGGAAGACGGTGTGCTGGTGTTCGATATGGCCACGGGGAACACCAGGATGGGGCTGTTGTGCCATGACCCCATGGGTCCACGGGCAGTGCTGCTGGGTGTCATGCCCAGCCACCCATCCATCTATGTCCCCGAAAATGTGTTGTCTGCTCCACCGTTAGCCATGCCCATCCTTTCCCCTGACAACAATCACTCCGACTTCTGGTCCACCTCACCCATGCTGTCCAGCCCTGTGCCCTCCAGCCTCTCATCTGGAAGCTACCGAGAGGTGGCCCTGGTTCCCAAGGAGGGCAGGCTCAACTTGGAGTCACAGAACTCCCCAGGTACCGAGACCCACATCAGAGTGTTCTCTAGGCCTGTTCCATTGAGGATGCCCCTTCAATTTGGTGAGAGGAGATTGAGCCATGGCCATGATCCGGGCTGCTCCAAACCTGATGCTGAAAAAAATGAACCTAGTCATACCATCTGGATGCTGGGCACCTCCAGGATGCAAGACACCTCCACAGTCCAGCCCAAGAAACTGCAGTGGGTGAACTCAGAGCAGACCCCAGAGCCTGCCCCACAAGCCCCAACCCAAGAGGGGCCCAAATCCCTGCTTCAGGAGGATATAGGCAACCACAACCAGAAAGAAGTCCTTACTGCTCACCCTGACAGCCTTTGGGCTGAGGGTGCTGGGCAGGCCTCCCTCGGTGGTCGGCCGCTTCTAGCCAAGCAGCATCCCCTTTCTGGACAGCCCCCTCCAACTGGTCAGCCTCCCTCTGCTGAGCAGTGCCCCCTCACCAGGCTGACCCACCTTTCTGCACAGCCACTCCTAGCTGAGCCGTCCCCCTCCACCAGGCAGCTCCCCCTTCCTGGTCAGCTCCCTCTCACTGGAACCCCTCTTGCCAGGCAGCTTTCTCTCACTGGGCAGCCTCCCTTTTCTCAAGAACCCCCCATTTCCAAAGAGCCCATTGTCTCAGGAGGGCCCTCCATCACCAGGGAACCTGGCCAGGCCTCCACCTTGTGCCAGAAAGGGGAGCACTTGACCTTGCCGGCCCATGTGGGGGTactccaggtgcccctggccccTGAGAACGTGTGTGTCTACATGAGCAGAGAAAAGGTCGGCGTCGGTGCCACTGATCCGATGTCTACACATCGGCTCTCCTCTGGGCCACCTGGAGGCTCCCCTGGCACCCAGGAGGAGCAGTTTTCCCTGGTCACCTTCTCCACACCTGGCACCGGCGGCAGGGTCTTGCCCGTGGCCTTGGTGGGCACAGAGCCCCAGGGTCCCCGGTTCAAGCTGACACCCGAGGACATTACACACTCATCGGTGGTTGCACACCTTGGCCCGCTCCATAGGGCCTGCTATGAGCTGGTGACCAGCACAGATGCTCTGCCAGTGCAGTCCCCGGTGCTCTGCCACCACTCGCTGGGCCCCTACCAGGACATGGCGGCGGTGGTGATTGACACGGGCACAGGCTTCACCAAATGTGGACTGGCGGGGGAGGACCATGTCCTCAGCGTGGTGCCCTCACGTGTCCAGCTGCTACAGCACACAGCCCAGGATGAGCCCCGGTACACGgtgcctgagaaccaggaggCCTCCTGTTCGGTGCTGAATCGCGGAGTGGTCTCTGACTGGGATGCCCTGGAGGTGCTGTGGCAGCACCTGTTTTACTGCAGGCTGGGCGTGCGGCCGGAGGAGTTGGCTGTGCTTGTAGCCGACGCACCCGTCTCACCGCGCACCAACCGGGAAAAGGTGGCCGAGATACTCTTCGAGAGTTTCCATGTGCCTGCCATGCAGACGGTGCATCAGGCCCTGCTGGCGCTCTACGCTTATGGGCGCACCACTGGGCTGGTGCTGGGCAGTGGCCATGGCACCTCCTACGTGGCACCCATCCTCAGTGGGGATCTGGCCCCACTTGACACCTACCGGCTGGATGTGGCTGGTGCTGACCTCACTGAATACCTGGCTCAGCTGTTGCTGGCAGGTGGCCACTCGCCGCCCAAGGCAGGGCTGGTCAACCAGATTAAGGAGGCCTGCTGCTATGTGGCCATGAACATGACGGCTGAGATGGCCCGCACCCAGACCCAGGCCCGACTGGACTTCATGCTTCCAGACAAGCAGGTCATCACACTGGGCTCTGAGCGTTTCTGCTGCCCCGAGGCCCTCTTCCAGCCCAGTCTGCTAGGCCTCAACCAGCCTGGCCTCCCGCAATTGGCCCTCTTGAGCATCAGCCGGCTGGAGGCCAAGCAGCAGGAGGAGCTGCTGGCCAATGTGGTGCTGGACGGCGGCAGCACCCTGATGAATGGCTTTCCCGAGCGCCTGAGGCAGGAGCTGGGCCCCCGAGCCACTGTGCTGGGCTCTCCCCACCGGGCTGTCGCTGCTTGGCTTGGAGGCTCCATCATGGCATCCCGGGACTCCTTCCAGAGCCTGTGGCTCAGCCGCCGTGAGTATGAGGAGGAAGGCCCTTGGGCCATCTACAAGTACCATCTGTGA